Proteins encoded within one genomic window of Gimesia sp.:
- a CDS encoding type I 3-dehydroquinate dehydratase: MICISVTPESRNFAKVDILNAAAQCDLVELCLDRLIKTPDIGDLISGFEVPILVSCRHPEEGGQFKGTEAERVQLLKQAIIAEPEYIELDLETARQIPRFGKTKRVITYTSLKKPLSQVDDIFDEMEDAKADVIKFTWPTPTLQTAWPLLAAISQKREIPVVGLGLGAAGITFSLLGTKYGSPWIYAALEKGMEVFEGQPTVAELNEVFHCQRITAKTRFIGVAGLGVTERRTVEVINKASERLGLDYVCLPLVINDFKQVHKMLGILKIRSLVVSPRMGEFILPLAEHLEESSQKTGYGDLQLNQADGWHAYDTVRRSAIRSLETTLGAGTDGDSSVFQRKNILVLGQGGLTKAIVYSLTQLGAVVSVTSPNDRAAQGIAKTFDVRYVPFATIYDTLSDIVIQTDPELQLGPGKLNFNPSYLRETMTVMDISHLPEETELIREAENRGCEVVSVDEVYRRQLNQIFKAITGQEIPDEIFTSRSEYTR, from the coding sequence ATGATCTGTATTTCTGTAACTCCCGAATCCCGTAACTTTGCCAAGGTCGATATCCTGAACGCAGCCGCGCAGTGCGACCTCGTGGAACTCTGCCTGGACCGGTTGATCAAGACACCCGATATTGGCGATCTGATCTCAGGTTTCGAAGTGCCGATTCTGGTTTCCTGTCGGCACCCCGAAGAAGGGGGGCAGTTCAAAGGCACGGAAGCGGAGCGGGTCCAACTGCTCAAGCAGGCGATCATCGCGGAGCCGGAATACATTGAGCTGGACCTGGAAACGGCGCGACAGATTCCCCGCTTCGGCAAGACCAAACGGGTCATCACTTACACGAGTCTGAAAAAGCCGCTGTCACAGGTCGATGATATTTTCGACGAAATGGAAGACGCGAAAGCGGACGTGATCAAGTTTACCTGGCCGACTCCCACGCTGCAGACCGCGTGGCCTTTACTGGCGGCAATCAGTCAGAAGCGGGAGATTCCCGTCGTCGGGCTGGGACTGGGCGCAGCGGGGATTACGTTTTCTCTGCTGGGGACGAAATACGGTTCACCCTGGATTTACGCGGCCCTGGAAAAGGGGATGGAAGTTTTCGAGGGGCAGCCGACGGTCGCGGAGCTCAACGAAGTGTTTCACTGTCAGCGTATCACGGCCAAGACCCGTTTCATTGGTGTGGCAGGGCTGGGGGTGACAGAACGGCGGACAGTTGAGGTCATCAATAAAGCCTCTGAGAGACTGGGGCTGGATTATGTCTGTCTGCCGCTGGTGATCAACGACTTCAAACAGGTGCATAAGATGCTGGGGATTCTCAAAATCCGTTCGCTGGTAGTCAGTCCGCGGATGGGGGAATTCATCCTGCCTTTGGCCGAACATCTGGAAGAGTCTTCACAGAAGACCGGCTATGGCGATCTGCAGCTGAATCAGGCGGATGGCTGGCATGCTTACGATACCGTTCGACGGAGTGCGATCCGGAGCCTGGAGACAACGCTCGGGGCAGGCACTGATGGAGACAGTTCTGTCTTTCAGCGGAAGAACATTCTGGTGCTGGGACAGGGTGGGCTGACGAAGGCCATCGTCTACAGTCTGACCCAACTCGGCGCTGTCGTGAGTGTCACTTCACCCAACGATCGTGCGGCGCAGGGAATCGCGAAGACGTTTGATGTGCGATATGTGCCGTTTGCAACGATCTATGACACGCTGAGTGACATCGTGATTCAGACCGATCCTGAATTGCAGCTGGGACCCGGCAAGTTGAATTTCAATCCCTCCTATCTTCGTGAGACCATGACGGTGATGGATATCAGCCATCTGCCCGAAGAGACGGAGTTGATCCGTGAGGCGGAGAACCGGGGCTGTGAAGTGGTGTCGGTGGATGAAGTCTATCGTCGGCAGTTGAATCAGATTTTCAAGGCGATTACCGGCCAGGAAATCCCGGACGAGATTTTCACCAGCCGGAGCGAATACACGCGGTGA
- a CDS encoding efflux RND transporter periplasmic adaptor subunit, translated as MMSYPPLVTRCISALCLAAALSGCSQETEITLQKKKTPPVPVKMISVTQEQVTRTTTQPATILPYYKAELRAKVSGYVSEVKADIGDYVKQGTVLATIDVPELQKQRLVLQAQVTRYESEEKRAEAGIELSQANVQSAEARLAQSKSELNRVKAVVAAAEAEFARTSDLVKRRSLESRVLDEVRKKRDSELASQQSVNSAINSAMAEVVVAKAKQKSAQADLQAAQAQTSIARRQLEELEVLLAYSQIKAPFAGMITARSIDPGDLVREANEVGKGEPLFVIDQIEQVRIQIPVPEAEAALVNRGDLVTLRFPSFAGEAELKAKVSRFTGALDPHTRTMLVEADVPNPDRKLLPGMFGQATITLSAQITASTLPSRAIRYESSGQAYVYAVNDDDVVSIVQVSTGIDNGQSIEILAGIVPGQKVIDAHLKRFQSGDKVAPLQR; from the coding sequence ATGATGTCTTACCCGCCTCTGGTGACGCGCTGCATCAGCGCGCTCTGCCTGGCAGCCGCCTTATCAGGCTGCTCTCAAGAAACAGAAATCACACTGCAGAAAAAAAAGACCCCGCCCGTTCCCGTAAAAATGATCTCCGTGACACAGGAACAGGTAACGCGGACCACCACACAGCCGGCGACCATCCTGCCCTACTACAAGGCTGAACTGCGGGCCAAGGTGAGCGGTTATGTGAGCGAGGTCAAAGCCGATATCGGCGATTACGTCAAACAGGGAACGGTACTGGCCACCATCGATGTACCAGAACTGCAGAAGCAGCGTCTCGTGCTTCAGGCGCAGGTTACCCGGTATGAATCAGAAGAAAAACGGGCCGAAGCGGGAATCGAACTCAGCCAGGCCAATGTTCAGTCTGCCGAAGCCAGGCTGGCCCAGTCGAAATCGGAATTGAACCGCGTCAAAGCAGTCGTCGCAGCAGCGGAAGCGGAATTCGCCAGAACCAGTGACCTGGTGAAACGAAGGTCGCTAGAGAGCAGGGTTCTGGATGAAGTTCGCAAAAAACGAGATTCCGAACTCGCCAGTCAGCAGAGTGTGAACTCGGCAATCAATTCCGCAATGGCGGAGGTCGTCGTTGCTAAAGCGAAACAGAAATCAGCCCAGGCCGATCTGCAGGCAGCCCAGGCCCAGACCTCCATCGCACGACGTCAGTTGGAAGAACTGGAAGTACTGCTGGCGTACTCTCAAATCAAAGCTCCGTTCGCCGGCATGATCACCGCCCGCTCGATTGATCCCGGCGACCTGGTGCGTGAAGCAAATGAGGTCGGTAAAGGAGAACCCCTGTTCGTAATTGATCAGATCGAACAGGTCCGCATTCAGATCCCGGTCCCGGAAGCAGAAGCGGCTCTGGTGAACCGGGGCGACCTGGTCACACTGCGATTCCCCTCGTTTGCAGGCGAAGCAGAACTGAAAGCAAAAGTGTCCCGCTTTACAGGCGCCCTCGATCCGCATACCCGAACGATGCTGGTCGAAGCGGACGTTCCCAACCCCGACCGCAAACTGCTCCCCGGCATGTTCGGCCAGGCGACGATTACTCTCTCGGCACAAATTACGGCCAGCACATTGCCTTCCCGGGCCATTCGCTATGAATCCTCGGGACAGGCCTACGTCTATGCCGTCAACGATGATGACGTCGTCTCCATCGTCCAGGTCTCGACGGGCATCGACAATGGCCAGTCGATTGAAATCCTGGCGGGCATCGTTCCAGGCCAGAAGGTCATTGACGCCCATCTCAAGCGATTCCAGTCGGGCGACAAGGTCGCACCACTCCAGCGCTGA
- a CDS encoding TolC family protein: MRRREGRLWMGLGLVCLSGCSTVQTAFHGTAQDRPEVPDRARMIAEQDLDDILLKKPSCNTRYLTKKKASLVSLRPPVRSGDHSVATTETEVPVFSTQKVQSVSHEDKPLVPAVEQKTATLMIDGKAYRVQLLEEATEPEPNSAITTASANVPPAPAVLPISEFDQSELSQSPIPAEDSLRLNLPTALSMIGGEHPAVGLAQWKVQEAYARLDQANVLWLPSIQPGFSFDRHDGNLQPSDGSIVDVNRNSFQYGLGAGATGAGTTPVPGIVARFHMADAIFQPEIAEKTAWAQSHAVDGVLNEQLFKVADAYLELLEAEQDIRILEETRKHTAGLAKLTHDFAATGQGLQADADRMKTELALDDNRVVSGRERVEIASARLSEALSVDSGQRIVPLDVTVVPLDLVSPDLDKGTLISTGLASRPELKEAQTLVAVACEQYKRQRYAPFIPSVLLGFSNGGFGGGLSDSLNNVGERYDFDAIVTWEIRNLGFGEGAARRETQAQIEQARFQQIKVLDQVAREISEAHAQVVHRAQNIRITKAGIKSAEESYERNLGRIRDGQGLPIEVLQSVRALEAAQRAYLTAVIQYNQAQFRLQWALGWPVFAPDASAEDELSIR, translated from the coding sequence ATGCGTCGACGAGAAGGCAGGTTATGGATGGGATTAGGCCTGGTCTGTCTGAGCGGGTGTTCAACGGTGCAGACCGCATTCCACGGTACTGCTCAGGACAGACCGGAAGTTCCTGACCGCGCCCGCATGATCGCAGAGCAGGATCTGGATGACATCCTGCTGAAGAAGCCCTCCTGTAATACCCGCTATCTGACGAAGAAAAAAGCGAGTCTGGTCAGTTTGCGGCCTCCTGTTCGCTCGGGCGATCATTCCGTAGCCACCACCGAAACGGAAGTCCCCGTGTTCTCAACGCAGAAGGTTCAGTCGGTCAGTCATGAAGACAAACCGCTGGTGCCGGCCGTGGAACAGAAAACAGCCACGTTGATGATTGATGGGAAGGCCTATCGCGTTCAACTGCTGGAAGAAGCCACGGAGCCCGAGCCGAACAGCGCCATCACCACCGCCTCAGCAAATGTCCCTCCCGCACCGGCCGTGCTACCCATTTCGGAATTTGATCAATCCGAACTGAGTCAGTCCCCCATTCCTGCAGAGGATTCTCTACGACTCAATTTACCAACGGCGTTGTCCATGATCGGCGGCGAGCATCCTGCCGTCGGGCTGGCACAATGGAAGGTTCAGGAAGCCTATGCTCGACTGGATCAGGCGAATGTTCTCTGGCTGCCTTCGATTCAGCCCGGGTTCAGCTTTGACCGGCATGATGGAAATCTGCAGCCCAGCGATGGCTCGATCGTGGATGTGAATCGGAACTCATTCCAGTACGGTCTGGGAGCGGGAGCCACGGGGGCCGGCACAACTCCGGTTCCGGGCATCGTCGCTCGATTTCATATGGCTGATGCCATCTTCCAGCCTGAAATTGCCGAGAAAACCGCCTGGGCTCAAAGTCATGCCGTCGATGGTGTACTCAACGAACAGTTGTTTAAAGTTGCCGATGCGTACCTGGAATTGCTGGAAGCAGAACAGGATATTCGCATTCTGGAAGAGACCCGCAAACATACCGCCGGTCTGGCCAAGCTGACTCACGACTTCGCAGCAACCGGACAGGGGCTGCAGGCAGACGCTGACCGGATGAAAACGGAACTCGCGCTGGATGACAACCGGGTTGTCAGTGGACGGGAACGAGTCGAGATCGCTTCGGCACGTCTGTCAGAAGCGCTCAGCGTCGACAGTGGTCAGCGGATTGTTCCCCTGGATGTGACAGTCGTTCCCCTGGATCTGGTTTCTCCCGATCTGGACAAAGGCACGCTGATCAGCACCGGCCTGGCCAGCCGACCCGAATTGAAGGAAGCGCAAACTCTCGTCGCCGTTGCCTGTGAGCAGTATAAACGTCAACGCTATGCCCCGTTTATTCCCAGCGTATTACTGGGATTCAGTAATGGTGGTTTCGGGGGCGGTCTCAGTGACAGCCTCAATAATGTGGGCGAGCGTTACGATTTTGATGCCATCGTTACCTGGGAAATTCGCAATCTCGGCTTTGGAGAAGGTGCCGCCCGCAGGGAGACACAGGCGCAAATCGAGCAGGCCCGGTTCCAGCAGATCAAGGTCCTGGATCAGGTGGCGCGTGAGATCTCAGAAGCGCATGCCCAGGTTGTGCATCGCGCACAAAATATCAGGATCACAAAAGCAGGGATCAAGTCTGCTGAGGAATCTTATGAAAGAAACCTGGGACGGATCCGGGATGGTCAGGGGTTACCCATCGAGGTTCTGCAGTCCGTCCGCGCATTGGAAGCTGCTCAGCGGGCTTACCTGACAGCGGTGATTCAATACAATCAGGCACAGTTCCGTCTGCAATGGGCACTGGGCTGGCCCGTGTTCGCACCAGACGCATCTGCTGAGGATGAATTGAGCATCAGGTAA